One part of the Sulfolobus tengchongensis genome encodes these proteins:
- a CDS encoding type II toxin-antitoxin system VapC family toxin, which yields MIFLDANFLIYLNLAVEEVKNYYLNLLSTESLALDLLVVDEVIYVSKKKYNIKFEDTIRFLDEIVLPYVTVLPLTSKEYEVAKEFMLKYSLYPSDSLHIAVMVNNSIKKIVSEDSDFDKIKEIERIWISMES from the coding sequence TTGATATTTCTGGATGCGAATTTCCTCATATATTTGAATTTAGCAGTAGAGGAAGTAAAGAATTATTACTTAAACTTACTCTCCACTGAAAGTCTCGCATTGGATCTCTTAGTTGTTGACGAGGTAATATATGTTTCAAAGAAGAAGTATAATATAAAATTTGAGGACACGATAAGATTTCTAGATGAGATTGTCCTGCCTTACGTCACCGTTCTTCCCTTAACTTCAAAAGAATATGAAGTAGCAAAAGAATTTATGTTGAAATATTCCCTTTATCCTTCAGACTCTCTGCACATAGCGGTAATGGTTAACAACTCAATTAAAAAGATCGTCTCAGAAGATAGCGATTTTGATAAGATTAAAGAAATTGAGAGGATATGGATATCCATGGAGAGTTAG
- a CDS encoding AbrB/MazE/SpoVT family DNA-binding domain-containing protein: MTIRVEVGKKGYIIIPKKIRELLSINEGDTLILRVDDGKIILERERKINIEEVKNKLQQHEQRLSYVRKPKLGELKGVKMEEEFED; encoded by the coding sequence TTGACCATAAGGGTTGAGGTTGGAAAGAAGGGTTATATTATAATTCCCAAAAAGATTAGAGAACTCTTAAGCATAAATGAGGGAGATACTCTTATTTTAAGAGTCGATGATGGAAAGATAATATTAGAAAGAGAAAGAAAAATTAATATAGAAGAGGTAAAGAATAAACTACAACAGCATGAGCAAAGATTATCCTATGTAAGGAAACCAAAGTTAGGCGAATTAAAAGGAGTCAAGATGGAGGAGGAGTTTGAAGATTGA
- a CDS encoding NAD(P)-dependent oxidoreductase, with the protein MRIALFGASGRIGQRILREALDRNHYVIAIVRDPKKITISNPKLTVISADIRDPNQVAKVVRGTDVVVASIRPDTGHESDLVIMAKSLIEGTKLAKVNRLIFVGGAGSLEVEPGKRLMDMPNFPTEWRAIAQAAAEALEVFKKEKELDWVYVSPPMFIEPGVRTGKYRIDTDKLIFDSQGRSYISMEDFAVAILYEIEKPRFHRQRFTVGY; encoded by the coding sequence ATGCGTATTGCGTTGTTTGGTGCAAGTGGTAGAATTGGTCAACGTATTTTGCGTGAAGCGTTAGATAGAAACCACTATGTGATTGCTATTGTACGCGATCCTAAGAAAATCACAATTTCCAATCCTAAATTAACTGTAATCTCAGCTGATATAAGAGATCCTAATCAGGTAGCTAAGGTAGTACGTGGTACTGATGTAGTAGTTGCGTCGATTCGACCAGATACTGGTCATGAAAGTGATCTCGTTATTATGGCTAAATCACTTATTGAGGGAACTAAATTAGCTAAAGTTAATCGTTTAATCTTCGTTGGCGGTGCTGGAAGTCTAGAAGTTGAACCTGGCAAACGTTTGATGGATATGCCAAACTTCCCCACTGAATGGCGTGCAATAGCTCAAGCCGCAGCAGAGGCATTAGAAGTTTTCAAGAAAGAAAAAGAGTTAGATTGGGTTTACGTAAGTCCGCCGATGTTCATTGAACCCGGCGTACGTACTGGAAAATATAGAATTGACACAGACAAGTTGATTTTTGATTCTCAAGGTCGCAGTTACATTTCTATGGAAGACTTTGCGGTAGCCATATTGTATGAGATCGAAAAACCTAGATTTCATAGACAGCGCTTTACTGTTGGATACTAA
- a CDS encoding zinc metalloprotease HtpX, which yields MKIKDKLILNMALALILTILSEALVLLVISSLTHISFLLIVPSLFIFWLFQWIISPYVAGRGGYEVFPYDPQYGWLNQMVKDIAEESKIKPPRVFLIDAPYPNAFAYGNSISGMRVGITLPLLNILNEDELRAVIAHEVGHIKHRDIEIGLTIGLIPTALGYISNLLITFGYMALLFAIDEVEFLFALVALIIGSAIFVITLTLQLFVLWFNRLRESYADYNSFLILGESSKALVTALAKIELYMQNVRLDPFTGIIVTAPPIKVQERDPILLVEKWLRTKVSVFTDILSTHPHPARRAQMIYKLIYSS from the coding sequence ATGAAGATAAAGGATAAGCTGATATTAAATATGGCATTAGCTTTAATTTTAACAATATTATCGGAAGCACTAGTATTGTTAGTAATATCTTCTTTAACTCATATTTCATTTTTACTTATAGTTCCATCGCTTTTTATATTTTGGCTCTTTCAATGGATTATTTCACCTTATGTAGCGGGGAGAGGTGGTTATGAAGTCTTCCCATATGATCCACAATACGGTTGGCTCAATCAAATGGTAAAAGATATTGCAGAAGAGTCTAAAATAAAACCACCAAGAGTCTTTCTAATTGACGCTCCGTATCCAAATGCATTCGCGTATGGAAATAGCATTAGCGGAATGAGGGTAGGGATTACCTTACCTCTTTTAAACATTCTTAATGAGGATGAGTTAAGAGCTGTTATAGCTCATGAAGTCGGACACATAAAGCATAGGGATATCGAAATAGGTCTCACCATAGGTCTTATTCCTACAGCCCTAGGTTATATTAGTAATCTTCTAATAACCTTTGGATACATGGCGCTTTTATTTGCAATAGATGAAGTGGAATTTCTCTTCGCGCTAGTAGCATTAATAATAGGTTCTGCAATTTTCGTTATAACCTTAACATTACAACTATTCGTACTTTGGTTCAATAGATTAAGGGAATCGTATGCAGATTATAATTCATTTCTAATTTTAGGTGAATCTTCTAAGGCATTGGTAACTGCTTTAGCTAAGATTGAGTTGTATATGCAAAACGTTAGATTAGATCCATTTACTGGGATAATAGTTACTGCTCCGCCAATTAAAGTTCAGGAAAGAGATCCTATTTTGTTGGTTGAAAAGTGGTTGCGAACCAAGGTTAGCGTCTTTACAGATATTTTATCTACTCATCCCCATCCTGCTAGAAGAGCCCAAATGATTTATAAATTAATTTACAGTTCTTGA
- a CDS encoding type 1 glutamine amidotransferase: MTILAIYNHPVETLGVFKKFLSNVKEVMGEEVKGNEKFDSLIIMGGPMGVYESDRYPFLNLEMELIRKAYRENRRVLGVCLGSQLIAEALGGKVIKGGFGQEIGIQKIKLLGDLKEFMKSDELTVFQWHGDTFSLPSNAELLGYSRNYFQAFRIGRVLALQFHIEVNSEMVKEWIKTYGGDDRIIDEVRKHEKELESNAEKIIKYWLQF; the protein is encoded by the coding sequence ATGACAATTTTGGCAATATATAATCATCCCGTGGAGACTTTAGGGGTTTTTAAGAAATTTCTAAGTAACGTTAAGGAAGTGATGGGTGAAGAAGTTAAAGGTAATGAGAAGTTCGATTCTTTAATCATAATGGGAGGACCAATGGGAGTTTATGAAAGTGATAGGTATCCTTTCCTGAACTTGGAAATGGAGTTAATAAGGAAAGCCTATCGTGAAAATAGAAGAGTTTTAGGAGTTTGTTTAGGTTCACAATTAATTGCTGAAGCGTTAGGCGGGAAAGTAATTAAAGGTGGTTTTGGACAAGAGATTGGGATACAAAAGATTAAACTATTAGGTGACCTAAAGGAGTTCATGAAAAGTGATGAGCTGACGGTATTTCAATGGCACGGCGACACTTTCTCTTTACCATCAAATGCAGAACTATTAGGCTATAGTAGAAATTACTTTCAAGCCTTTAGAATTGGTAGAGTTTTAGCTCTACAATTTCACATTGAAGTTAATTCAGAGATGGTTAAGGAGTGGATTAAGACTTATGGAGGAGATGATAGGATAATTGATGAAGTTAGAAAACATGAAAAAGAATTGGAAAGTAATGCCGAGAAAATAATAAAATATTGGCTACAATTTTAG
- the pip gene encoding proline iminopeptidase encodes MINIEEGYRNILGIRIYYKMYKASNSNKNLITLHGGPGGSHDYLIPLAELANYGINVLFYDQFGCGRSDDPKDPSEYTIERGVEELEELRKQIFGNEKVVILGHSYGGALAIAYALKYQQNLRGLIISSGLSSVPYTVKEMRRLIDELPEKYRNAIKKYESLGDFRNPEYLEAVKFFYSKHLLRLEEMPEPVRRTFEFLEKRRTYEIMNGPNEFTIIGTIKDWDVTEQLSKINVPTLITVGRYDEVTPNVAELIHKNVKGSKLVIFENSSHMAMWEEKDKYLKVVRDFIDEVYSRN; translated from the coding sequence ATGATAAATATAGAAGAAGGATATAGGAATATATTGGGAATAAGAATTTATTATAAGATGTATAAAGCTAGTAATAGTAATAAGAATTTAATAACACTACATGGAGGCCCTGGAGGTTCTCATGACTATTTAATACCTTTAGCAGAGTTAGCAAATTATGGTATTAATGTACTATTTTATGATCAGTTTGGATGCGGTAGATCTGATGATCCCAAAGATCCATCTGAGTATACAATAGAACGTGGAGTTGAAGAATTAGAAGAGTTAAGAAAACAGATTTTCGGAAACGAGAAAGTAGTGATATTAGGTCATTCGTATGGTGGGGCTCTAGCAATAGCTTACGCACTTAAATATCAGCAAAATCTAAGGGGACTTATTATAAGTAGTGGTCTATCTAGTGTTCCTTATACTGTTAAAGAGATGAGACGACTCATAGATGAATTACCAGAAAAATACAGGAATGCAATAAAGAAATACGAAAGTTTAGGAGATTTCAGAAATCCAGAATATTTGGAAGCTGTAAAATTTTTCTATAGCAAACATTTACTAAGACTTGAAGAAATGCCAGAGCCAGTAAGGAGAACTTTTGAATTTCTAGAAAAGAGAAGAACTTACGAGATAATGAATGGACCCAATGAGTTTACCATAATTGGGACAATAAAGGATTGGGATGTTACGGAACAATTAAGTAAGATAAATGTTCCCACGTTAATAACTGTGGGTAGGTACGATGAGGTAACACCTAATGTAGCAGAACTTATCCACAAAAATGTTAAGGGATCAAAATTAGTGATATTTGAAAATAGTTCGCATATGGCAATGTGGGAGGAAAAAGACAAATATCTTAAAGTAGTTAGGGACTTCATTGATGAGGTCTATAGTAGGAATTAA
- a CDS encoding aldehyde dehydrogenase family protein, whose product MKSYQELADKWIKGNGEEYLDINPADKDHVLAKIKLSTKDDVKEAINRAVAKFEEWAKTPAPKRGSILLKAGELMEQEAQEFALLMTLEEGKTLKDSMFEVMRSYNLLKFYGALAFKISGKTLPSADPNTRIFTLKEPLGVVALITPWNFPLSIPVWKLAPALAAGNTVLLKPATKTPLLVAKLVEVLSKAGLPEGVVNLVVGKGSEVGDTIVTDDNVAAVSFTGSTEVGQRIYKLVGSKKRMTRIQLELGGKNALYVDKSADLTLAAELAVRGAFGLTGQSCTATSRLIVHKDVYNQFKQRLLERVKKWRVGPGTEDVDMGPVVDEPQFKKDLEYIEYGKSAGAKLIYGGNTISGKGYFLEPTIFEGVTPDMRLFKEEIFGPILSVTEAKDLDEAIRLVNAVDYGHTAGIVSTDIKAINEFVTRVEAGVIKVNKPTVGLELQAPFGGFKNSGATTWKEMGEEALEFYLKEKTVYEGW is encoded by the coding sequence ATGAAATCGTATCAAGAGCTTGCGGATAAGTGGATTAAGGGCAATGGAGAGGAATACCTTGATATAAATCCTGCAGATAAAGATCACGTATTAGCCAAAATCAAATTGTCCACTAAGGACGACGTTAAGGAAGCTATAAATAGAGCTGTAGCTAAATTTGAAGAATGGGCTAAAACCCCCGCACCTAAAAGAGGCTCCATTTTACTTAAGGCTGGAGAATTAATGGAGCAAGAAGCTCAAGAATTTGCTTTATTGATGACCCTAGAAGAGGGTAAAACACTTAAAGACAGTATGTTTGAGGTAATGAGAAGTTATAATTTACTAAAGTTCTATGGCGCCTTAGCCTTTAAGATATCCGGTAAAACACTACCTTCAGCAGATCCTAATACAAGAATATTTACCTTGAAAGAACCTTTAGGCGTAGTAGCATTAATCACTCCATGGAACTTCCCACTTTCAATACCAGTATGGAAATTAGCTCCAGCCCTAGCCGCTGGTAATACCGTATTGTTAAAACCTGCTACTAAAACGCCATTGTTAGTAGCCAAATTAGTTGAAGTATTGAGTAAAGCTGGCTTACCAGAAGGTGTAGTGAATTTAGTAGTAGGAAAAGGAAGTGAAGTTGGAGATACCATAGTGACAGACGATAATGTGGCTGCTGTTTCGTTTACAGGATCTACAGAGGTTGGGCAGAGAATTTACAAGTTAGTAGGATCTAAGAAGAGAATGACTAGGATACAGTTAGAGTTAGGAGGGAAGAACGCACTTTATGTTGATAAGAGTGCTGATTTAACGTTAGCTGCAGAGTTAGCTGTAAGGGGAGCTTTTGGGTTAACTGGACAATCTTGTACTGCAACGAGCAGGTTGATAGTTCATAAGGACGTATATAATCAGTTTAAGCAAAGACTTTTAGAGAGAGTTAAGAAGTGGAGAGTTGGTCCAGGTACTGAAGATGTTGATATGGGTCCAGTAGTGGATGAACCACAGTTTAAGAAAGATCTAGAATACATAGAGTATGGGAAGAGTGCTGGAGCTAAGTTAATTTATGGTGGAAATACCATAAGTGGTAAAGGATATTTCCTAGAGCCTACTATATTTGAAGGAGTTACACCAGATATGAGATTATTTAAAGAAGAGATATTCGGACCTATATTGAGTGTAACCGAGGCTAAGGATTTGGATGAGGCGATAAGATTAGTTAACGCTGTAGATTATGGTCACACTGCAGGTATAGTATCAACTGACATCAAAGCAATAAATGAATTTGTAACTAGAGTTGAAGCTGGAGTAATAAAGGTCAATAAACCAACTGTAGGATTAGAGCTTCAAGCACCCTTCGGTGGATTTAAGAATTCTGGTGCCACTACATGGAAAGAAATGGGAGAAGAAGCACTAGAGTTCTATCTAAAAGAAAAGACAGTTTATGAGGGATGGTAA
- a CDS encoding fumarylacetoacetate hydrolase family protein, whose amino-acid sequence MMKIFRVVKRGYYISYAILENNMVIRLDEDPVKALIRYSENKEVLGDKVVGLDYESLLKNFKVNDVRITKPLDPLEVWGSGISYEMARERYSEENVARILGKTIYETVYDAVRPEIFFKATSNRCVGHGEAIAVRSDSEWTLPEPELAVVLDSNGKILGYTIMDDVSARDLEAENPLYLPQSKIYAGCCAFGPFIVTPDEVKNPYNLDIKLRILREGKVFYEGSVNTSKMRRKIEEQIEYLIRDNPIPDGTILTTGTAIVPGRDKGLKHGDIVEISISNLGTLITPVIKLERKK is encoded by the coding sequence ATGATGAAAATATTTAGAGTTGTAAAAAGAGGTTATTACATAAGTTACGCAATATTAGAAAATAATATGGTAATAAGACTAGACGAAGATCCAGTTAAAGCATTGATTAGATACTCAGAAAATAAGGAAGTATTAGGAGATAAAGTGGTTGGGCTAGATTACGAGTCGTTACTGAAGAACTTTAAGGTTAATGACGTTAGGATAACTAAGCCATTAGATCCCTTAGAGGTGTGGGGATCGGGAATATCATATGAAATGGCTAGGGAGAGATATTCTGAGGAAAACGTAGCCAGAATATTAGGTAAGACAATATATGAAACCGTATACGACGCAGTGAGACCAGAAATCTTCTTCAAGGCAACGTCAAATAGATGTGTTGGGCATGGTGAAGCCATAGCTGTGAGGAGCGATTCCGAATGGACCTTACCGGAGCCCGAATTAGCAGTGGTCTTAGATTCCAACGGAAAAATTTTAGGTTATACCATAATGGATGACGTTTCGGCTAGAGATCTTGAGGCTGAGAACCCACTTTACTTACCTCAATCTAAGATATATGCAGGCTGCTGTGCTTTTGGACCATTCATAGTTACACCAGATGAAGTAAAGAATCCATATAATTTAGATATAAAATTGAGGATCTTGAGAGAAGGTAAAGTATTCTATGAAGGTAGTGTAAATACTAGTAAAATGAGAAGAAAAATTGAAGAACAAATAGAGTACCTTATTAGGGATAATCCAATACCAGATGGAACAATATTAACTACTGGAACAGCAATAGTCCCAGGAAGAGATAAGGGGCTTAAGCACGGAGATATAGTGGAAATAAGCATAAGTAACTTAGGGACACTGATAACACCAGTAATAAAACTTGAAAGAAAGAAATAA
- a CDS encoding ABC transporter substrate-binding protein has product MEKVISKSIIVLFLIMFNIFLVSFSILSTSQQTTTITIAPSNTSQLVDVSQTIPPDALDPATGFAVEDGPFFTAVFQELVEFNGSNYLQVVPVIAQNWSTSNYENWTFYIRHGVYFPDGVQVNASTVWFSFYRTILMGQGAGISNYDNLLFNGTVFSNTGYAIPWGVNNAIQNVTGLPTANNFTLTAQVLASILSHFNAANKTIQKIMEYPYQAVVVKGPYEVQINTLYPYRYFLFDIADWWGAIVNPIAVDEHGGVQPNTPNAYINTNGMNGTGPYIILHIGAGMSTITLEKNPHYWAQNLSNIPSVAEPAHIPIIIIDYGLSHNDRVEDFANNLAQISYVSQPYLSQMYNAYEYNKYVSFNQIFTNVGYEAAAYFISLNTEVYPTNITDLRLALVYGINYSELLQLFKLPNGQLGATEYLGPISQVFPLYNEVMQMDNLHPYTYNLSLALHYLNEAGYVGKFYVVLPNGTVIGNPKGNQLQTLDIYAITPVTELEQEELNIIQQNLAQLGISVGFKYVLPSIVDGWLSPATTPSMADLGWYPDWPDPIFQELIAQTDVEFGGISGNFAWVNNSVLQNMYSTLPFITNSTLQTQEVAEAYKILYAEAPYIWLPNYIVYYFTQPYLRGFVWNQFDGYFYNMMYYQPYTVNVSTTSSTTSSSTSVLGTTTQITNNSIISQNTTPKTSQVNYTIIVGVIVIVIVIVIALLLVARGRR; this is encoded by the coding sequence ATGGAGAAGGTCATAAGTAAGAGTATTATTGTATTATTTTTAATAATGTTCAACATATTTTTAGTGTCTTTTTCGATTTTATCAACAAGCCAACAAACTACAACAATAACCATAGCACCATCTAATACGTCACAATTAGTTGACGTATCTCAAACAATTCCTCCAGACGCTTTAGACCCTGCTACTGGATTTGCAGTTGAAGACGGACCATTTTTCACTGCTGTGTTTCAAGAATTAGTTGAGTTTAATGGTTCTAATTATTTGCAGGTAGTTCCAGTAATAGCACAAAACTGGTCAACCTCAAATTATGAGAATTGGACATTCTACATAAGACATGGAGTGTACTTCCCAGATGGAGTACAGGTAAATGCCTCAACTGTGTGGTTCTCGTTCTACAGAACTATATTGATGGGGCAAGGGGCAGGTATTTCAAATTACGATAATCTTCTATTTAATGGTACTGTATTTTCGAATACTGGTTATGCTATTCCTTGGGGTGTTAATAACGCTATTCAGAACGTTACTGGATTACCCACTGCTAATAATTTCACATTAACAGCACAAGTATTAGCATCAATACTTTCACACTTCAACGCAGCAAACAAAACAATACAAAAGATAATGGAATACCCATACCAAGCAGTAGTAGTAAAAGGACCATACGAAGTACAAATAAATACATTATATCCTTATAGGTATTTCCTATTTGATATTGCCGATTGGTGGGGAGCAATAGTGAATCCGATTGCAGTAGACGAACATGGCGGAGTTCAACCAAATACTCCAAATGCTTACATAAATACTAATGGTATGAATGGAACTGGACCTTATATAATTCTACATATAGGGGCTGGAATGTCTACGATAACTCTTGAAAAAAATCCTCATTATTGGGCACAAAACCTAAGTAATATACCTTCAGTTGCAGAGCCTGCACATATTCCAATTATTATAATAGATTATGGACTCTCTCACAACGACAGAGTTGAAGACTTTGCTAACAATTTAGCTCAAATTTCGTATGTAAGCCAACCTTACTTATCGCAAATGTATAACGCATACGAATATAATAAATATGTAAGCTTTAATCAAATATTTACAAATGTAGGATATGAGGCAGCGGCATACTTCATCTCGCTAAATACAGAAGTCTATCCCACTAATATAACAGACCTCAGGTTAGCACTAGTATATGGAATTAATTATAGTGAATTGCTACAATTATTCAAATTGCCAAACGGACAGTTAGGAGCTACAGAATATTTAGGTCCAATATCACAAGTATTTCCATTATATAATGAAGTAATGCAGATGGATAACTTACATCCTTATACATACAATCTCTCATTAGCTTTACATTATCTAAATGAGGCAGGGTATGTGGGAAAGTTCTATGTAGTTTTACCTAACGGAACCGTGATTGGTAATCCTAAAGGAAATCAGCTACAAACATTAGATATATACGCAATAACGCCAGTAACTGAATTAGAACAAGAGGAATTAAATATAATACAACAAAATCTAGCCCAGTTAGGAATATCAGTAGGATTTAAATACGTATTGCCTTCAATAGTTGATGGTTGGTTATCTCCTGCCACTACTCCTTCGATGGCGGACCTCGGCTGGTATCCAGATTGGCCAGATCCAATATTTCAAGAATTAATTGCACAAACTGATGTAGAATTTGGAGGAATTAGTGGAAATTTTGCATGGGTAAATAATTCTGTTTTACAAAATATGTACTCTACATTGCCATTTATAACTAATAGCACGCTTCAGACACAAGAGGTAGCCGAAGCTTATAAGATCTTATATGCAGAGGCACCCTACATCTGGTTACCTAATTACATAGTATATTACTTTACGCAACCTTACTTAAGGGGATTTGTATGGAATCAGTTTGATGGCTACTTTTATAACATGATGTACTACCAGCCTTATACCGTTAATGTATCTACGACTAGCAGTACAACAAGTAGTAGTACTTCCGTATTAGGCACTACTACGCAAATTACTAACAATAGTATCATATCCCAAAATACAACTCCTAAGACAAGCCAAGTGAACTATACAATAATAGTAGGAGTTATTGTAATTGTCATTGTAATAGTAATTGCATTATTACTAGTAGCAAGAGGGAGAAGGTAA
- a CDS encoding MFS transporter: MSQYSKEEIDKGIKRIYDVVLGTKNITARYIVILALASLWLDAYDFASLTFAVKSLENTFSNVPSILISLAISAVQLGAIIGAVTGGWLNDRIGRRNMFILNMILFTAMAILGGLSTNVYELTIFRGLLGFALGADTATGFAYIFEYLEKKQRLFWSNLWQLQWYIMYEVTIAFILLPFFFTTHSLTAPLLWRVMMIVGGVLAFVILLLRSKIPESVLWLAYQGKLASAKRILKQTYGIDLADVPDVDLQLRAPARGLKSAFSIFRKDKWRELVYSFNGNFEQGFIFYTFGFYIPYILLALKLVGPLASIEASAFLYAGGVLGGYLTAWLTPRIGTKSQYVMGAVGEGISVGLIALTYIFNLPLIYFVVFSFLFYFFHVIGPASQGMTSINAFFGAKERGTAAGWGYFWVKLAAFIGLLIGILGVSYSPVTLTLGLAIYGVLTGIIGWLIGYDTRTYKLADMEELEEKATTT, encoded by the coding sequence ATGTCTCAGTACTCTAAAGAGGAAATAGATAAGGGAATCAAGAGAATATATGATGTAGTACTAGGTACTAAGAATATCACAGCTAGGTATATAGTGATATTAGCGTTAGCTAGCTTATGGCTAGATGCATATGATTTCGCGTCCTTAACTTTTGCAGTTAAATCTCTTGAAAACACATTCTCTAATGTCCCCTCTATCCTAATTTCTCTCGCAATAAGCGCAGTTCAATTAGGTGCAATAATAGGTGCAGTGACTGGTGGTTGGTTAAATGACCGTATAGGTAGAAGAAATATGTTTATTTTAAATATGATACTATTCACGGCTATGGCAATTTTAGGAGGTTTGTCCACTAACGTTTATGAATTGACGATTTTTAGAGGTTTACTAGGCTTTGCATTAGGTGCAGATACCGCTACTGGTTTTGCCTATATATTCGAATATCTAGAAAAGAAACAGAGGTTATTCTGGTCTAATTTATGGCAGTTGCAGTGGTATATCATGTATGAAGTTACGATAGCTTTTATACTACTTCCATTCTTTTTCACAACTCATTCTCTAACAGCTCCATTACTATGGAGAGTTATGATGATAGTTGGTGGTGTTTTGGCTTTTGTTATACTATTACTAAGAAGTAAGATTCCGGAGTCAGTATTATGGTTGGCGTATCAAGGTAAGTTAGCAAGCGCTAAGAGAATTTTAAAGCAAACCTATGGAATTGATTTAGCTGACGTGCCGGATGTTGATTTGCAGTTAAGAGCACCAGCTAGAGGACTAAAAAGTGCCTTCAGTATATTTAGGAAAGATAAATGGAGAGAGCTTGTTTACAGCTTTAACGGTAATTTTGAACAAGGGTTCATATTTTATACCTTTGGTTTCTACATACCCTACATTTTATTAGCGTTAAAGTTAGTTGGACCATTGGCTTCAATAGAGGCCTCAGCATTTTTATATGCTGGTGGGGTCTTAGGGGGTTATCTAACTGCATGGCTAACACCTAGGATAGGTACTAAGTCTCAATATGTAATGGGCGCAGTAGGTGAAGGGATTTCAGTAGGTTTAATTGCCCTTACTTATATCTTTAATTTGCCTTTAATATACTTTGTGGTATTCTCCTTCTTGTTCTACTTCTTCCACGTTATAGGTCCTGCTAGTCAAGGCATGACCTCTATAAATGCGTTCTTCGGAGCTAAAGAGAGAGGAACAGCTGCAGGTTGGGGATACTTCTGGGTAAAATTAGCTGCATTTATAGGATTATTAATAGGAATCCTTGGGGTTTCTTATAGTCCGGTAACATTGACATTAGGCTTAGCAATATATGGCGTCTTAACGGGAATAATAGGATGGCTTATAGGATATGATACTAGAACTTACAAGCTAGCAGATATGGAAGAGTTGGAAGAAAAAGCAACTACTACTTAA